One segment of Candidatus Dadabacteria bacterium DNA contains the following:
- the trxB gene encoding thioredoxin-disulfide reductase, whose protein sequence is MGSGPAGLTAALYTARANLEPLVFEGPEAGGQLTTTTDVENFPGFPNGIMGPELMDLMREQSERFGAQCVHKAVTAVDFSKRPFLVSTEDEQILASTFIISSGATARMLGLPSERELVGYGVSTCATCDGFFFRDKELVVVGGGDSAMEESIFLTKFATRVTVVHRRDKLRASVIMQQRARENEKIDFIWNGVVEDVLGSREDGVTGVRIKDVVTGESYVKECQGMFVAIGHTPNSEIFKGQLEMDDNGYLITNNGTSETSVAGVFAAGDIQDIRYKQAITAAGSGCMAAMDAEKFIEEHGL, encoded by the coding sequence ATGGGTTCCGGCCCGGCGGGACTGACCGCGGCCCTCTACACGGCGCGAGCGAATCTTGAGCCGCTTGTATTTGAAGGTCCGGAAGCCGGAGGGCAGCTTACCACGACTACCGATGTTGAGAATTTCCCGGGGTTTCCAAACGGAATCATGGGTCCTGAGCTTATGGATCTTATGAGAGAGCAGTCCGAACGTTTCGGGGCGCAGTGCGTACATAAGGCCGTAACTGCCGTCGATTTTTCCAAAAGGCCGTTTCTCGTGTCGACGGAAGATGAGCAGATACTTGCCTCAACATTCATTATTTCCTCGGGTGCCACGGCAAGGATGCTCGGCCTGCCTTCCGAACGTGAGCTTGTGGGTTACGGGGTTTCCACATGCGCCACATGCGACGGATTTTTTTTCAGGGATAAGGAGCTTGTGGTTGTCGGGGGAGGTGACAGCGCCATGGAGGAATCCATCTTCCTTACCAAGTTCGCAACCCGGGTTACGGTGGTTCACAGACGCGACAAGCTCAGAGCGTCGGTGATAATGCAGCAGCGTGCCAGAGAAAACGAAAAAATAGATTTTATATGGAACGGTGTCGTTGAAGATGTGCTGGGTTCAAGGGAGGATGGAGTAACTGGGGTGAGGATAAAGGATGTCGTGACCGGGGAGAGTTACGTTAAGGAATGTCAGGGTATGTTCGTAGCGATCGGGCACACTCCCAACAGCGAAATTTTCAAGGGACAGCTTGAAATGGACGATAATGGTTACCTGATTACTAATAACGGCACTTCTGAAACAAGCGTCGCCGGCGTTTTTGCCGCCGGAGACATACAAGATATAAGATACAAACAGGCTATAACGGCGGCGGGAAGCGGGTGCATGGCGGCTATGGACGCGGAAAAGTTCATAGAAGAGCATGGACTTTGA
- the mrdA gene encoding penicillin-binding protein 2, whose protein sequence is MGFLKHRFTIASSLIVLFFVVFSARLFYLQIYKGEEYRNFSERNILRALELPAPRGRIFDRNGEKILYNKPSFNIRVFPREITDVEELAEKLAEIINVPEKELLEKLRKIETLKSFYPVTIAKDISREELLLVEKNKERLEGIFLEVGHKRFYPHGEAAAVLLGYTGIADAEEVRTYGRIKAGNELGKMGVEKVFDSELRGTNGLEYVMVNAHGKVISDSVATLLPARKNREMVQGKDIHLTIDAQLQQFAYEALGKEKGAIVAMDVRSGEILAMVSRPSYRPEHISKELSPKERRKTKKKKSFSLLNRSTQGTYPPGSVLKIITAFALLEEKTADPKSSVYCPGHYFINKKRFNCWREEGHGDINLYKAIVESCDVYFYKLSQKLGVDGLYPYMKKFGLGERTGIALPEKRGVNPSKTWKRKHLKEPWYPGETAILAIGQGYVTTTPLQISVMTSAIANGGIIVKPKIRKTDEKKPLRITEGGRRLNAKSVSFLKKALYGAVNEHRGTGIYARSKITSVSGKTGTAQVVSAKFESTEKRFQDHAWFTSYAPSDSAEISVTVLVENGGSGSVAAAPIAKEIIETYFKLKKERDEVRIAISE, encoded by the coding sequence ATGGGATTCCTAAAACATAGATTCACAATAGCCTCATCCCTAATCGTGCTGTTTTTTGTCGTCTTCTCGGCGAGGTTGTTCTACCTCCAGATATACAAGGGCGAGGAATACAGAAATTTTTCGGAAAGAAATATCCTGAGAGCACTTGAACTTCCTGCGCCCAGAGGACGGATTTTCGATAGAAACGGCGAAAAAATTCTCTATAACAAACCGTCTTTTAACATACGAGTATTTCCGAGAGAAATAACGGATGTCGAGGAGCTCGCGGAAAAACTTGCGGAGATAATAAACGTTCCAGAGAAAGAACTCCTGGAAAAACTTCGGAAAATAGAAACCCTCAAAAGCTTCTATCCCGTTACAATCGCCAAGGACATAAGCAGAGAGGAGCTTCTTCTGGTCGAAAAAAACAAGGAAAGGCTAGAGGGCATATTTCTTGAAGTGGGGCACAAGAGATTCTATCCGCATGGAGAGGCAGCCGCCGTTCTTCTGGGATACACGGGGATCGCCGACGCAGAAGAGGTAAGAACCTACGGTCGGATCAAGGCGGGGAACGAACTCGGAAAAATGGGTGTCGAAAAGGTCTTTGACAGTGAACTCAGAGGAACAAACGGTCTTGAATACGTCATGGTAAACGCACACGGAAAGGTGATCTCAGACTCTGTTGCCACACTATTGCCAGCTCGCAAGAACAGGGAAATGGTCCAGGGAAAAGATATCCACCTCACCATTGACGCGCAACTGCAGCAGTTCGCCTATGAAGCTTTGGGTAAAGAGAAAGGGGCCATAGTCGCAATGGACGTAAGAAGCGGAGAGATTCTGGCGATGGTAAGTCGTCCATCCTATCGTCCCGAGCACATCTCGAAGGAGCTTTCCCCTAAGGAAAGAAGAAAAACAAAAAAGAAAAAATCTTTTTCCCTTCTAAATCGCTCAACCCAAGGAACCTATCCGCCCGGGTCAGTACTCAAAATAATCACGGCCTTTGCGTTGCTAGAGGAAAAAACTGCTGATCCGAAGTCGTCCGTATACTGCCCGGGCCATTATTTCATAAACAAGAAACGTTTTAACTGCTGGCGCGAAGAAGGCCATGGGGATATAAACCTCTACAAAGCGATTGTCGAATCGTGTGACGTATACTTCTATAAACTTTCCCAGAAGCTTGGTGTTGACGGCCTTTACCCCTACATGAAAAAATTCGGGCTTGGAGAAAGAACCGGCATAGCGCTGCCCGAGAAACGGGGAGTGAACCCATCAAAGACATGGAAAAGAAAGCATCTGAAAGAACCTTGGTACCCAGGCGAAACTGCAATCCTAGCAATAGGTCAGGGATACGTTACCACAACCCCTCTTCAGATAAGTGTTATGACTTCAGCAATAGCAAACGGAGGCATTATAGTCAAACCGAAGATAAGAAAAACGGATGAAAAAAAACCACTGCGGATAACCGAGGGAGGTCGGCGCCTTAACGCAAAATCAGTATCTTTTCTGAAAAAAGCACTTTACGGTGCCGTAAACGAACACCGAGGCACCGGGATTTACGCAAGATCAAAAATCACGTCCGTTTCGGGGAAGACGGGTACGGCTCAGGTCGTGTCGGCAAAATTCGAGTCGACCGAAAAACGGTTTCAGGACCACGCTTGGTTCACATCCTACGCACCGTCGGATTCGGCGGAGATATCCGTAACCGTCCTCGTTGAGAACGGGGGGAGCGGAAGCGTGGCCGCAGCCCCAATAGCAAAAGAAATCATTGAAACCTATTTCAAACTCAAGAAGGAACGAGATGAAGTTCGAATTGCCATATCTGAGTAG
- the rodA gene encoding rod shape-determining protein RodA has translation MKFELPYLSSYSWLLLLAALLCLAGLMNLYSVSLLAGLGAFKKQLVWVLAGLLTVAVISRLRPHTLEAHSVTFYLFFLALLGLLFVFGKTVSGSRSWFQIGPVSVQPSEFIKIGIIMVLANYYANDVAAKENYNSVELLKPLALLLVPTAAVIAQPDMGTAITILLIGSSIILLMGISRKALLRIIIIAMISIVPTWHLLIKDYQKERIYSFMDTSSDPFGVSYNSIQSQVAIGSGMGYGKGFSLGSQSNLNFLPAHHTDFAFSVISEEWGFRGSVFILLLYFSIILFILRIATSLEDRFAMIACFGIAAMLFWHAVINIAMVTGLMPIVGTPLFFISYGGSSTLTAFIGIGIVLCLRKK, from the coding sequence ATGAAGTTCGAATTGCCATATCTGAGTAGCTACTCCTGGCTGTTGCTGCTGGCTGCTTTGCTTTGCTTAGCGGGGCTCATGAATCTCTACAGCGTCTCGCTGTTGGCCGGCTTGGGTGCATTCAAGAAACAACTCGTATGGGTTCTCGCGGGACTTTTGACTGTGGCGGTCATTAGTCGCTTAAGACCCCATACGCTGGAAGCCCACTCGGTTACTTTCTACCTGTTCTTCCTCGCGTTGCTGGGGCTACTTTTCGTATTCGGAAAAACGGTATCGGGGTCTAGAAGCTGGTTCCAGATAGGTCCGGTCTCCGTTCAACCCTCCGAATTTATTAAAATCGGCATAATAATGGTGCTTGCCAATTACTACGCAAACGATGTGGCCGCAAAGGAAAATTACAATTCGGTGGAACTCCTCAAGCCTCTGGCTCTTTTGCTTGTTCCCACCGCAGCAGTAATTGCCCAGCCCGACATGGGAACCGCAATTACCATTCTTCTCATAGGTTCAAGCATCATTTTGCTTATGGGAATCAGCAGAAAAGCACTGCTTAGAATAATAATCATAGCGATGATATCCATCGTGCCGACCTGGCATCTTCTGATCAAGGACTACCAGAAGGAGAGAATATATTCCTTTATGGACACTTCCTCCGATCCTTTTGGTGTAAGCTACAACTCGATTCAGTCCCAGGTTGCCATAGGTTCCGGCATGGGTTACGGAAAAGGTTTTTCTCTGGGTTCGCAGTCCAACTTGAATTTTCTTCCCGCACACCATACGGATTTCGCATTTTCGGTGATTTCCGAGGAATGGGGATTTCGGGGTTCAGTGTTTATACTTCTTCTGTATTTCTCCATAATTCTTTTTATTCTTAGAATCGCAACATCCCTAGAAGACCGCTTTGCAATGATCGCATGCTTTGGAATTGCGGCCATGCTCTTCTGGCACGCCGTGATAAATATCGCTATGGTAACGGGACTTATGCCGATCGTCGGTACTCCTCTTTTCTTTATCAGTTACGGCGGTTCCTCTACCCTCACTGCCTTCATCGGAATCGGTATAGTTCTTTGCCTGAGAAAAAAATAA
- a CDS encoding SCO family protein has product MWRFFIFLSVMYLSSTVPALFTSDVQALSNVNDVEEIGFDEKLASSIDLDTEFRGESGEAVSISSFFGQKKPVVLSLAYFTCPRLCLLGTDGVLEAINQMDAFRPGKDYTVVTVSFDPEEPLDVISEKSARYKKALAGGAEEAKNWHFLTATAENILRLTDSVGFRFKKDGEEFAHPSGIVILTPDGTISRYLYGVQYDPRNFKLSLIEASEGKIGSSELLNKVLMFCYQFDPVGKRYALAALNVVKAGGMVTLTVLVAFLCLMWRRERKTH; this is encoded by the coding sequence ATGTGGAGGTTCTTCATTTTTCTCAGTGTTATGTATCTCTCAAGCACGGTTCCGGCTCTCTTCACATCGGACGTTCAGGCGCTTTCTAACGTAAACGACGTAGAAGAAATAGGTTTTGATGAGAAACTTGCGTCTTCCATAGATCTTGACACTGAATTTCGCGGGGAAAGCGGAGAAGCGGTAAGTATTTCCTCTTTTTTCGGGCAAAAAAAACCGGTGGTTCTGAGTCTCGCCTACTTCACATGCCCAAGACTCTGCCTTCTTGGGACAGACGGAGTTCTGGAAGCCATAAACCAGATGGATGCCTTCAGGCCGGGGAAGGACTACACCGTGGTGACCGTAAGCTTTGACCCGGAAGAACCCCTTGATGTTATCAGCGAGAAATCCGCAAGATACAAAAAAGCGCTTGCGGGCGGGGCTGAAGAGGCCAAAAACTGGCACTTTCTAACAGCGACTGCAGAAAACATACTGAGGCTTACCGATTCAGTGGGATTCCGTTTCAAAAAAGACGGCGAGGAGTTCGCCCACCCTTCGGGAATAGTCATACTCACGCCGGATGGGACAATCTCGCGATACCTCTACGGAGTTCAGTATGATCCCCGTAACTTCAAGTTATCTCTAATAGAGGCTTCCGAGGGAAAGATAGGCTCCTCGGAACTGCTTAATAAAGTGCTTATGTTCTGTTATCAGTTTGACCCTGTGGGGAAAAGATATGCGCTTGCCGCTCTTAACGTCGTCAAGGCGGGAGGAATGGTAACCCTTACGGTTCTCGTAGCGTTTCTCTGCCTGATGTGGAGAAGAGAAAGAAAAACCCATTAA
- a CDS encoding cytochrome c oxidase subunit I, translating into MANGVMTQTQHIPYLAQKGLKSWILTTDHKRIGILYLVTISFFFMIAGLAALGMRYELMTPELDFFRTATEYNVAFTLHGSLMVFFFIVPGIAASFGNFLIPLMIGARDVAFPRINLLSFWIYLVGTAILLSALAQPADTGWTFYTPYSIQTGTKVIMITLGVFVLGFSSILTGMNFIVTIHKLRAPGMTWSRLPLFIWASYATAILQLLATPVVGITLLLLIAERAFDIGFFDPAKGGDPILFQNFFWFYSHPAVYIMVIPAFGIISEIIPVFARKPIFGYKAIAYSSFAIAIISFFVWLHHMFVSGISETAAAIFSFLTMLVAIPTAVKVFNWTATLYKGSIDFHSSMLYALSFIVLFTVGGLTGVYLGALAVDVHLHDTYFIVAHMHYVMIGGTVMGFFGALHFWYQKWFGKVFNELIAKVAWFLVFVGFNVTFFPQFFMGFQGMPRRYATYPEEYISYHALSTYGSWILGLGILIMTVNLLIPLWKKGRPESSNPYGSLSLEWQVPSPPPHENFDEIPTVTDWTYSYGKK; encoded by the coding sequence ATGGCAAACGGAGTCATGACTCAAACCCAGCATATACCGTATTTAGCCCAGAAAGGTTTAAAGTCGTGGATTTTGACAACGGATCACAAACGCATCGGGATCCTTTATCTCGTTACGATCTCGTTTTTCTTCATGATTGCCGGCCTAGCGGCCCTGGGAATGAGATACGAGCTTATGACTCCCGAGCTTGACTTCTTCAGAACCGCAACGGAGTACAATGTAGCGTTCACGCTTCACGGTTCCCTGATGGTTTTCTTCTTCATCGTCCCGGGAATCGCGGCGAGTTTCGGCAATTTCCTGATCCCGCTAATGATCGGGGCCAGGGACGTGGCGTTTCCCAGAATAAACCTGCTGAGTTTCTGGATATATCTTGTCGGAACGGCAATACTGCTTTCCGCGCTTGCCCAACCGGCTGACACGGGCTGGACATTCTACACTCCCTACAGCATTCAGACGGGCACCAAGGTAATAATGATAACCTTGGGAGTCTTCGTCCTCGGGTTCTCATCGATTCTCACCGGAATGAACTTCATAGTGACCATCCACAAGCTTCGAGCGCCTGGAATGACGTGGTCAAGACTGCCGCTTTTCATATGGGCATCCTACGCAACTGCCATACTGCAGCTGCTCGCAACGCCGGTTGTGGGAATCACGCTTCTTCTCCTGATAGCGGAGAGGGCGTTTGACATAGGCTTTTTTGATCCGGCCAAGGGAGGGGACCCAATACTGTTCCAGAACTTCTTCTGGTTCTACTCCCACCCCGCCGTCTACATAATGGTTATTCCCGCCTTCGGGATTATCTCGGAGATAATCCCCGTCTTCGCGAGAAAACCTATTTTCGGATACAAGGCAATCGCGTACTCAAGCTTCGCAATTGCAATAATAAGCTTCTTCGTCTGGCTGCACCACATGTTCGTAAGCGGCATATCGGAAACGGCAGCTGCAATATTCTCATTTCTGACCATGCTTGTCGCCATACCAACGGCCGTAAAGGTGTTTAACTGGACCGCAACCCTGTACAAGGGATCAATAGACTTTCACTCATCCATGTTATACGCGCTGTCTTTCATAGTGCTTTTCACGGTCGGAGGACTGACCGGAGTTTATCTGGGGGCCTTGGCCGTTGACGTGCATCTGCACGACACGTACTTCATAGTAGCTCACATGCACTATGTCATGATAGGAGGAACCGTGATGGGATTTTTCGGGGCCCTTCACTTCTGGTATCAGAAATGGTTCGGAAAGGTGTTCAATGAACTGATCGCAAAAGTCGCGTGGTTCCTGGTTTTCGTAGGATTCAACGTAACGTTTTTCCCGCAGTTTTTCATGGGTTTCCAGGGGATGCCCAGAAGGTATGCGACCTATCCAGAAGAGTACATATCCTATCATGCCCTTTCGACCTACGGATCATGGATACTTGGGCTCGGGATTTTAATAATGACCGTGAACCTGCTTATACCGCTCTGGAAAAAAGGACGGCCCGAATCGTCAAATCCCTACGGCTCCCTTTCTCTTGAGTGGCAGGTTCCTTCCCCGCCGCCACATGAGAATTTTGACGAAATACCAACTGTAACTGACTGGACTTACTCTTACGGGAAAAAATAG
- the coxB gene encoding cytochrome c oxidase subunit II, producing the protein MSTWIPESASNLAASVDNITLFVTIVSVFFFVLISAVLVAFSIKYRRKSEDQETAYITHNPVIETIWTIIPTILLMVIFAWGWIAFKELRNPPPEAIEVNVVAKQWLWEFEYFTGKKSLNELFVQQNKPVRLIMRSEDVIHSFFVPQFRVKQDILPGSYQQLWFTPTKVGTFDLLCAEYCGSGHSQMLATVKVLSPEAFARWEKGDELEDGAALAAISVSPAERGKELHSQRGCLACHSVDGKEVIGPTFKNLYGKTEKLADGSSVLVDENYIRESIYEPQAKMVEGYPPTMPSFKGILSEDEVTALIEYIKTLK; encoded by the coding sequence ATGTCCACCTGGATACCGGAATCAGCTTCAAATCTCGCAGCAAGCGTTGATAACATAACCCTGTTCGTAACAATCGTATCAGTATTTTTCTTCGTCCTGATTTCGGCCGTACTAGTAGCCTTCTCAATCAAGTACAGGCGGAAAAGCGAGGATCAGGAAACCGCCTACATAACTCACAACCCGGTCATTGAAACCATCTGGACCATAATCCCGACCATACTGCTCATGGTCATCTTCGCATGGGGATGGATAGCTTTCAAGGAACTTCGCAATCCGCCTCCAGAAGCGATCGAAGTTAACGTCGTGGCAAAGCAGTGGCTTTGGGAATTCGAGTATTTCACCGGAAAAAAATCGCTGAATGAACTCTTCGTGCAGCAGAACAAGCCCGTAAGGCTCATAATGAGATCAGAGGACGTTATTCACAGCTTCTTCGTTCCGCAGTTCCGAGTAAAACAGGATATTCTTCCGGGCAGCTACCAGCAGCTCTGGTTCACCCCGACCAAGGTCGGCACCTTTGATCTTCTGTGCGCGGAATACTGTGGTTCCGGGCACTCGCAAATGCTTGCGACAGTAAAAGTCCTGAGCCCAGAAGCATTCGCAAGATGGGAAAAAGGAGACGAACTTGAAGACGGGGCCGCTCTGGCGGCAATCAGCGTGTCCCCGGCGGAGAGAGGAAAAGAACTGCATTCCCAGAGGGGCTGCCTTGCGTGCCACAGCGTAGACGGCAAGGAAGTCATAGGGCCAACTTTCAAAAATCTTTACGGGAAAACAGAAAAACTTGCAGACGGTTCATCGGTTCTTGTAGACGAGAACTATATCAGAGAATCAATTTATGAACCCCAGGCAAAAATGGTAGAGGGCTACCCGCCAACGATGCCTTCGTTCAAAGGTATACTGTCTGAGGATGAAGTAACCGCCCTTATCGAGTATATAAAGACGTTGAAGTAG
- a CDS encoding aminomethyl transferase family protein encodes MESAKKTPLYERHAAQGAVFGETGGFFLPKSYGDPEGEAKAARESVGVIDISSRGKLMLSGADHIKFLQGVLTNDVKEKIPGTGVYATILTPKGKMVSDMRVFKNEGSVYMDAEPGTGGNLAEFLRKLRLSYKAEVLDVTEDCCVFHVCGPGCGELIEKRLGVNVKQMKEYDHRACGEATLMKLNRTGETGFDVLFENRGAKKIWELLLENPPVPGLCGQEALETLRIEAGIPVYGKDMDISTIPIEAGIWDALDFEKGCYVGQEVIARIKWRGRVNWHLAYFEAQQDGSALPGNTLWVKEKKVGRITSSTYSPTLGKNISIGYIRREFRDFQGEISVGGEDLADKTPNTVKTTGKPFYSRFE; translated from the coding sequence ATGGAATCCGCAAAGAAAACTCCGCTTTATGAAAGACACGCAGCCCAGGGAGCCGTATTCGGCGAGACGGGCGGATTTTTTCTTCCAAAAAGCTACGGTGACCCGGAAGGGGAAGCAAAAGCCGCAAGAGAATCTGTGGGCGTTATAGATATTTCAAGCAGGGGAAAACTCATGCTATCGGGAGCCGACCACATAAAATTCCTGCAGGGGGTGCTCACAAACGACGTAAAGGAGAAAATCCCCGGGACAGGGGTCTACGCGACAATACTCACCCCCAAGGGGAAAATGGTTTCAGACATGAGGGTCTTTAAAAACGAAGGCTCTGTCTACATGGATGCTGAACCCGGCACGGGCGGGAACCTAGCGGAGTTTCTCCGCAAACTCAGGCTTTCATACAAAGCCGAGGTGCTTGACGTTACTGAAGATTGCTGCGTTTTTCACGTCTGCGGTCCCGGCTGCGGGGAATTAATCGAAAAGCGCCTCGGCGTCAACGTTAAACAGATGAAGGAATATGATCACCGGGCTTGCGGAGAGGCAACCTTAATGAAACTCAACAGAACGGGAGAAACCGGTTTTGACGTTCTTTTTGAAAACCGCGGGGCTAAGAAAATCTGGGAACTTCTTCTTGAAAATCCACCGGTCCCCGGACTTTGCGGACAAGAGGCTCTCGAAACCCTGAGAATAGAAGCCGGAATCCCCGTTTACGGAAAGGACATGGACATCTCCACCATACCTATTGAAGCCGGCATATGGGATGCTCTTGACTTTGAAAAGGGTTGCTACGTGGGACAGGAAGTAATAGCAAGGATAAAGTGGAGAGGAAGAGTAAACTGGCACCTCGCGTATTTCGAGGCACAGCAAGACGGCAGCGCACTACCAGGGAACACGCTTTGGGTTAAGGAGAAAAAAGTGGGGAGAATAACCTCTTCAACATACTCTCCCACTCTGGGGAAAAACATCTCCATCGGCTATATAAGAAGGGAATTCCGCGATTTCCAGGGAGAAATATCCGTTGGCGGAGAAGACCTCGCCGACAAAACGCCGAACACCGTAAAAACAACGGGAAAGCCTTTTTATAGCCGCTTTGAATAA
- the mreC gene encoding rod shape-determining protein MreC, protein MKKFFSKNQLFLSFILIIALIHLLPVTFDLAKKENNYTTKLMLSINYGSGAFANYVKDGVRYYWDHYIDLVDTSVENSRLKAKLQEMEAQELMLTEIRLENERLRSLLNYRSSFKGEVVGARVIGSSPSLVGPGFLIIDKGSSSGINEGAPVLNNVRAIGTVHSVNEKTSLVMLMTNPSSVADALVQRSRARGIIAGAGNHYVMKYIEQEEDIIVGDKIISSGKDNVFPKNIVIGTVIRIEPDKGLQKAIIKPVIDVSRVEEVLIHLN, encoded by the coding sequence ATGAAGAAGTTTTTTAGCAAAAATCAGCTATTTCTGTCCTTTATCCTCATAATTGCTCTAATTCATCTATTGCCCGTCACTTTTGACTTGGCAAAAAAAGAAAATAATTACACAACAAAGTTGATGCTTAGCATTAACTACGGCTCCGGCGCTTTCGCAAACTACGTTAAAGATGGAGTGAGATACTACTGGGACCATTATATCGACCTCGTCGATACAAGCGTTGAAAATTCCCGCCTGAAAGCAAAGCTACAGGAAATGGAAGCACAAGAGTTGATGCTAACGGAAATAAGACTTGAAAATGAAAGGTTAAGAAGTCTTCTTAACTACAGAAGTTCCTTTAAGGGAGAAGTGGTGGGAGCAAGGGTCATAGGGAGCAGTCCTTCGCTAGTGGGGCCTGGCTTCCTTATAATAGACAAAGGATCGTCTTCCGGGATAAATGAGGGGGCCCCGGTGCTTAACAACGTCAGGGCCATAGGAACCGTGCACTCGGTAAATGAAAAAACCTCCTTGGTAATGCTAATGACGAATCCCTCAAGTGTGGCGGATGCACTTGTACAAAGGAGCCGTGCACGAGGCATAATTGCCGGAGCGGGAAACCATTACGTTATGAAGTACATTGAGCAAGAGGAAGATATTATAGTCGGAGACAAGATCATATCATCCGGAAAAGACAATGTTTTCCCAAAAAATATTGTTATAGGAACCGTAATAAGAATTGAGCCGGATAAAGGACTTCAAAAGGCCATCATAAAACCGGTAATCGATGTGAGCAGGGTTGAAGAGGTGCTCATACATCTCAATTAG
- a CDS encoding rod shape-determining protein has protein sequence MILNKILEYFSNDLAIDLGTANTLVYLKGKGIVSNEPSVVAVQNIPGQKSKLIAAGKHAREMVGRTPESIRAIRPLRDGVIADFEAAQKMIEYFIKKSNGHKKSFVRPRVVISVPLEITEVEKRAVKESAEAAGARRVYLIEETMCAALGSGIEVHRPSGNMVVDIGGGTTGIGVIALSGIVVSKSIKTGGDKMDEAIQQWLRRNHNIIIGHRTAEELKKKFSAHPEISSGKKMQMKVTGRNNISGVPSMLTIDAEEIGEAVEETINQIVDAIMQTLERTPPELSADVFESGIMLAGGGSLLRGLRNRIEQKTGIHIKRAEQPLDCVVMGSGKALENIDLLTSVAI, from the coding sequence ATGATACTGAACAAGATTCTGGAATATTTTTCAAACGATCTGGCGATCGACCTCGGAACTGCGAACACCCTTGTATACCTCAAAGGCAAAGGGATAGTGTCTAACGAACCATCGGTTGTAGCAGTGCAAAACATTCCGGGACAGAAATCAAAACTCATCGCTGCAGGAAAACACGCTAGGGAGATGGTAGGAAGAACTCCCGAGTCAATCAGGGCCATAAGACCTCTTCGTGACGGTGTTATCGCCGATTTCGAAGCGGCTCAGAAAATGATCGAGTACTTCATAAAAAAATCCAATGGCCATAAAAAAAGCTTTGTGCGCCCGAGAGTAGTAATATCGGTTCCCCTTGAGATTACCGAAGTAGAGAAAAGAGCCGTAAAAGAATCGGCCGAGGCGGCAGGAGCCCGTAGAGTATATCTTATTGAGGAAACAATGTGCGCCGCCCTAGGGTCTGGGATAGAAGTGCATAGACCCTCGGGTAACATGGTGGTCGACATAGGAGGCGGTACTACGGGAATAGGCGTTATCGCACTGTCCGGGATAGTTGTGAGTAAATCAATCAAAACCGGCGGAGACAAGATGGATGAAGCCATACAGCAGTGGCTGAGAAGAAATCACAACATAATAATTGGACACAGGACAGCCGAAGAACTTAAGAAAAAGTTCTCTGCACACCCGGAAATAAGCAGCGGCAAAAAGATGCAAATGAAAGTAACCGGAAGAAACAACATTTCCGGTGTTCCCTCAATGCTTACAATTGACGCGGAAGAAATCGGAGAGGCAGTAGAAGAAACCATAAACCAGATAGTCGATGCAATTATGCAGACTTTGGAGAGAACCCCGCCTGAACTCTCTGCAGATGTCTTTGAGTCGGGAATAATGCTAGCCGGAGGCGGTTCGCTTCTAAGAGGGCTGCGCAACCGCATAGAGCAAAAAACCGGTATACATATAAAAAGGGCCGAGCAGCCCCTCGATTGCGTCGTTATGGGTTCCGGAAAAGCTCTCGAAAATATAGATCTTCTAACCTCCGTCGCTATATAA